From Tamandua tetradactyla isolate mTamTet1 chromosome 25 unlocalized genomic scaffold, mTamTet1.pri SUPER_25_unloc_3, whole genome shotgun sequence, a single genomic window includes:
- the LOC143673042 gene encoding uncharacterized protein LOC143673042, producing MCQTVTCGRSWRRPAPDARAGGVKQPLPLCTRVNGWSLPLHPYQVVAWAILLTMAGAGFAVFIPLLPGVWRDVTYGVSFRRACLQGEGAARVPQESLPLGYHQPAQLRLRTAGHTHSGPAHQLTLTHAPPTSSHRLRPHPLRPRLPAQAPTHWEGGRDGC from the coding sequence ACGGTCACCTGTGGCAGGAGCTGGCGGAGGCCTGCCCCAGATGCCAGGGCCGGTGGCGTGAAGCAGCCACTGCCTCTCTGCACCCGAGTCAACGGCTGGTCCCTGCCCCTGCACCCCTACCAGGTGGTGGCCTGGGCCATCCTGCTGACCATGGCCGGGGCCGGCTTTGCAGTCTTCATTCCCTTGCTGCCTGGCGTCTGGAGAGATGTTACCTATGGTGTATCCTTTAGACGTGCCTGCCTTCAGGGGGAGGGGGCTGCGAGGGTCCCTCAAGAGAGCTTGCCCCTGGGGTACCACCAGCCCGCCCAGCTCAGGCTCCGCACAGCAGGCCACACCCACTCAGGCCCCGCCCATCAGCTCACACTGACTCATGCCCCGCCCACCAGCTCACACCGACTCAGGCCCCACCCACTCAGGCCCCGCCTACCAGCTCAAGCCCCCACCcactgggagggagggagggatgggtgctag